In one Sphingobacterium daejeonense genomic region, the following are encoded:
- a CDS encoding substrate-binding domain-containing protein: protein MRKSINRIFPIIPLIGAALFYSCSNNANSIKMKGSDTEVNLAVNLAEKFTMLDPTFSIAISGGGSGLGITSLMNGQADIANSSRPLSAEEVQQFKDKNIEIKTVVFAEDATAFIVHKDLPIDSIDVESLAKIMDGTIKNWSEVSGLSYPINIYGRQSSSGTHSFVKKKLKIEFTNTAKEMTGNAQIIEGVKADKTGIGYVGAGYVGHDPSASHGIKILKIKDSKESIAVFSFGPNGNK, encoded by the coding sequence ATGAGAAAAAGTATTAACCGCATTTTTCCGATTATACCTCTAATTGGAGCTGCACTTTTCTATTCATGTAGTAACAATGCCAACTCAATTAAGATGAAGGGCTCAGATACGGAAGTTAATCTTGCCGTTAATTTAGCTGAGAAATTTACTATGCTCGATCCTACATTTAGCATAGCCATTTCTGGAGGTGGTTCAGGTTTGGGAATTACATCCCTGATGAATGGACAAGCAGATATCGCAAATTCTTCCCGTCCACTATCGGCGGAGGAAGTCCAACAGTTCAAAGATAAAAACATTGAAATCAAGACCGTTGTGTTCGCCGAGGATGCTACTGCATTTATTGTCCACAAAGATCTTCCAATAGATTCAATTGATGTTGAATCTTTGGCAAAAATCATGGACGGCACCATTAAAAACTGGTCTGAGGTGTCGGGTCTTTCTTATCCAATTAATATATATGGTCGTCAGAGCAGTTCCGGGACTCATTCTTTTGTTAAGAAGAAACTCAAAATCGAGTTTACAAATACAGCTAAAGAGATGACTGGAAACGCGCAAATTATCGAAGGGGTGAAAGCAGATAAAACAGGGATTGGATATGTTGGGGCAGGATATGTAGGGCATGATCCTTCTGCTTCTCATGGAATCAAAATTTTAAAGATCAAGGACAGTAAAGAATCTATAGCTGTTTTCTCCTTTGGACCAAACGGCAATAAATAA
- a CDS encoding Sb-PDE family phosphodiesterase, producing MKNKLTLLGSLFLMSMSLQAQTDDGIIRLTEFAYPVKRQNLNIPDVNGFKVLKCDFHMHTVFTDGHVWPNVRVQEAWREGLDAISYTEHMEYNPHSADVKVDHNRSHDLAVELAKENNIVLVKGTEVTRQTPPGHFNALFIQDANVLVADNNSNLDQEAIDKAYAQKAFILWNHPGWKATAIPGSYEWIDFVEKMYQEKKLHGIEVVNGLGFHKKALDWALDRNLTIIGNTDIHNLIAHDYNIEAPGVHRTMTLVMAKDRSASGIREALEAGRTVAWSSNYLFGKEENVRNLVNASISVSPSYHEKTNSKTKVSTKYYEITNNSDLYFELEIKEGKGTKRIVLYPESTQILTAEAGQSKLSYELFRHISEAINIYYLISISNNKPRKAMDLKF from the coding sequence ATGAAAAATAAACTAACCCTATTAGGTTCATTGTTTTTAATGTCAATGTCCCTACAAGCACAGACCGATGATGGCATAATTCGCCTAACCGAATTTGCTTATCCTGTAAAGCGTCAAAATCTAAACATTCCCGATGTAAATGGATTTAAAGTATTGAAATGTGATTTTCACATGCATACAGTATTTACAGATGGACATGTATGGCCAAATGTTCGTGTTCAAGAAGCTTGGAGGGAGGGATTGGATGCCATATCTTATACTGAACATATGGAATATAATCCACATAGTGCAGATGTTAAAGTTGACCATAATCGTTCCCATGATTTAGCTGTAGAACTTGCAAAAGAGAATAATATAGTTTTAGTGAAAGGAACAGAAGTGACCCGTCAAACGCCTCCAGGTCATTTCAACGCTTTGTTTATTCAGGATGCCAATGTTTTGGTTGCAGACAATAATTCTAATTTGGACCAAGAAGCAATCGATAAAGCATATGCACAAAAAGCTTTTATCTTATGGAATCACCCCGGATGGAAAGCAACTGCTATCCCTGGCTCTTATGAATGGATCGATTTCGTAGAAAAAATGTACCAAGAGAAAAAACTTCACGGAATTGAAGTAGTAAACGGTCTAGGCTTCCATAAAAAAGCATTGGACTGGGCTTTAGACCGCAATTTGACAATCATAGGAAACACGGATATTCACAATCTTATAGCTCATGACTATAATATTGAGGCACCTGGTGTTCACAGAACAATGACCCTGGTGATGGCAAAAGACCGTTCCGCAAGCGGTATTCGCGAAGCATTAGAAGCAGGAAGAACAGTGGCTTGGTCAAGTAATTACTTGTTTGGAAAAGAAGAAAATGTCCGCAACCTTGTGAATGCTTCAATTTCTGTATCGCCATCTTACCATGAGAAAACCAACTCCAAAACTAAAGTCTCAACAAAATATTATGAAATAACGAACAATAGCGATCTCTATTTCGAATTGGAAATCAAAGAAGGAAAGGGTACCAAAAGAATTGTTCTTTATCCTGAATCTACCCAGATCTTAACAGCTGAAGCTGGTCAATCCAAATTGTCCTATGAATTGTTTCGACATATATCAGAAGCGATAAACATTTATTATTTGATATCAATCTCAAATAATAAACCTAGGAAAGCAATGGATTTAAAATTTTAA
- a CDS encoding ABC transporter permease, producing MILGNVLSQPGQAAIAGAMAPSVFVPIKQLENSGLQQTGSRIEYHYYFKLPKNFQVDKKIKELEDRITELQLRASTIQTTKENTGRSFEDMASFMELVGFVALLLGCIGVSSAVQIYVREKLISVAVLRCLGTTAKQAFYIFLIQFAGIGLLGGIIGAILGSLIQYIIPIVMQDVLPVSLSTGVSWLAILEGIGLGVVIAVLFALLPLMAVRNISPLNSIRVSDKEESLFKDKASWWIYLLIIGFITGFARLQMDDWVQTLIFVVGVGITFLLLYAVAKGFTFLVKKYFPKKWPYLWRQGLSNLYRPTTKL from the coding sequence TTGATATTAGGGAATGTACTTTCACAGCCTGGTCAAGCTGCTATTGCAGGTGCGATGGCGCCCTCTGTTTTTGTGCCAATTAAACAACTTGAAAATTCAGGTCTGCAGCAAACAGGAAGTAGGATTGAATATCATTATTATTTTAAACTTCCAAAGAACTTTCAAGTAGACAAAAAAATAAAAGAACTTGAAGATAGAATTACTGAACTCCAATTAAGAGCATCAACAATTCAAACAACCAAGGAAAATACGGGTCGTTCCTTCGAAGATATGGCTAGTTTTATGGAGCTTGTTGGTTTTGTAGCCTTATTGCTGGGATGTATTGGTGTTTCAAGTGCGGTACAGATTTATGTTCGCGAAAAATTGATATCAGTTGCGGTATTGAGATGTTTGGGGACTACTGCTAAACAAGCATTTTACATCTTTTTGATTCAGTTTGCAGGAATCGGTTTGTTAGGTGGAATCATTGGGGCAATATTGGGTTCATTAATTCAATATATCATCCCAATTGTTATGCAAGATGTGCTGCCAGTGAGTCTTTCTACGGGAGTTTCATGGTTGGCAATTCTGGAAGGTATAGGTTTAGGGGTTGTCATTGCTGTTCTATTTGCTTTATTGCCTCTAATGGCTGTCAGGAATATCTCACCATTAAACTCAATTCGTGTATCTGACAAGGAAGAAAGCCTATTCAAGGATAAGGCCAGTTGGTGGATTTATTTGTTGATTATAGGATTTATTACCGGTTTTGCTAGGCTTCAAATGGATGATTGGGTACAGACCCTAATATTTGTTGTTGGTGTAGGTATTACTTTTTTATTGCTGTATGCTGTTGCCAAGGGATTTACTTTCTTGGTTAAAAAATATTTTCCAAAGAAATGGCCATATTTATGGAGACAGGGATTGTCAAATCTATACCGTCCAACAACCAAACTGTAA
- the pstA gene encoding phosphate ABC transporter permease PstA: MQLRNNKLSSVIEWGTLLISTTLVCFFLVVVIWEIVSKGASQISWEFVSQVPTDGMTKGGILTPIIGTVLLTLITALFSIPFGVACAIYLQEYAEDNWLTRTIRASIRNLSGVPSIIYGLFGLALFVQALQFGTSLIAAGLTLGLLSLPYIITTTEEALMRIPNSTREAALAVGATKFETIKDVVIPSAMSGILTGVVLTLSRAAGETAPILFTGAAFYINGTSGFVNQEFMALPYHLYMLSTQHQSIDEVRPIAYGTALVLIVVVFLLNLTAFYIRYKYRKNEN, translated from the coding sequence ATGCAGCTTAGAAATAATAAATTATCGAGTGTCATCGAGTGGGGTACCCTTTTGATAAGTACCACTTTGGTATGTTTCTTCTTAGTTGTTGTTATTTGGGAAATTGTTTCTAAAGGAGCAAGTCAAATATCCTGGGAATTTGTAAGTCAAGTTCCAACAGATGGCATGACAAAGGGAGGGATTCTGACTCCAATAATCGGTACAGTTTTATTAACCTTGATAACTGCTTTGTTCTCCATTCCTTTTGGTGTGGCTTGTGCGATTTATTTACAAGAATATGCAGAAGATAATTGGTTGACCAGAACTATTCGTGCGTCTATTCGTAACCTCTCAGGTGTTCCTTCCATTATATATGGTCTTTTCGGATTAGCCCTGTTTGTTCAGGCTCTTCAATTTGGGACATCCTTGATTGCTGCTGGATTAACATTGGGGCTTTTGTCATTACCTTACATTATCACAACAACAGAAGAAGCGTTGATGCGAATTCCAAATAGTACAAGGGAAGCTGCCTTGGCAGTCGGTGCTACTAAGTTTGAAACCATTAAAGATGTGGTCATTCCATCGGCTATGTCAGGAATACTTACTGGGGTTGTATTGACTTTGTCACGCGCCGCAGGTGAAACTGCTCCGATATTATTCACAGGTGCTGCCTTTTATATTAACGGTACCAGTGGATTTGTGAATCAAGAATTTATGGCATTGCCATACCATTTATATATGCTTTCAACACAGCATCAGTCCATCGATGAGGTTCGACCGATCGCTTATGGAACAGCTTTAGTGTTGATTGTTGTTGTGTTCTTATTGAACTTGACAGCATTTTATATTCGTTATAAGTACAGAAAAAATGAAAACTAA
- a CDS encoding ATP-binding cassette domain-containing protein, translated as MSSTMILQVQHVFKNYQIGDNNIPVLNDINFEIETGSTVSIVGPSGSGKTTLLGLCAGLDQSSEGDIILNGIKLSGLSEDKLAEVRK; from the coding sequence ATGTCATCTACTATGATTCTACAAGTACAACATGTTTTCAAAAACTATCAAATTGGAGACAATAATATTCCTGTATTAAATGATATTAATTTCGAGATTGAAACGGGTTCTACGGTTTCGATTGTAGGTCCATCTGGCAGTGGTAAGACCACCTTGTTGGGTTTATGTGCTGGCCTAGACCAAAGTTCTGAAGGCGACATTATTTTGAATGGAATCAAACTGAGTGGTTTGAGTGAGGATAAGTTAGCCGAAGTCCGAAAATGA
- the pstC gene encoding phosphate ABC transporter permease subunit PstC codes for MTFFFKFVFKATGFLVLALLGGILAMLIYNSFSFFMNVRPLDFITGMEWNPTAKIPKYGMLPLIISTTIVTFGAMIIAIPLGIGTAAFIAEYASPRLKNILKPTIEMLAAIPSVVIGFLGIVVVSPGIASLADLSNGLNALNGAILLAVMALPTIITVAEDAIHAVPKTYKEASYGVGATKWQTLCKVVIPAAAPGIIAAVMLGVGRAIGETMTVLMATGNASILPTSMFDSVKTMTATIAIEMGEVPYQTTHYFALYAIATVLFIMTLAANMLGEYFINRFRKYHAA; via the coding sequence TTGACGTTTTTTTTCAAATTCGTCTTTAAAGCAACAGGCTTTCTTGTTCTGGCATTGTTGGGAGGGATCCTTGCCATGCTGATCTATAATTCCTTTTCATTCTTTATGAATGTGAGGCCGTTGGATTTTATAACTGGAATGGAATGGAACCCTACGGCAAAAATTCCAAAATATGGGATGCTACCGTTGATCATCAGTACTACGATTGTCACTTTTGGGGCCATGATTATTGCGATTCCATTAGGAATTGGGACTGCAGCTTTTATTGCTGAATATGCTAGCCCCAGACTAAAGAATATATTAAAACCAACCATTGAGATGCTGGCTGCAATACCTTCTGTGGTGATTGGTTTCTTAGGGATTGTCGTAGTGAGTCCAGGGATTGCAAGTCTGGCAGACCTATCTAATGGATTAAATGCTTTAAACGGAGCGATCCTTTTGGCTGTTATGGCATTACCAACTATTATTACCGTTGCTGAAGATGCTATTCATGCTGTTCCTAAAACATACAAAGAAGCGAGCTATGGAGTCGGTGCAACAAAATGGCAAACCTTATGTAAGGTAGTTATCCCTGCTGCGGCACCCGGAATTATTGCTGCGGTGATGCTAGGAGTAGGGCGTGCTATTGGTGAAACCATGACTGTTCTGATGGCTACAGGAAATGCCTCAATATTGCCAACTAGCATGTTTGATTCCGTGAAGACCATGACGGCGACTATTGCTATAGAAATGGGTGAGGTGCCATACCAGACTACGCATTATTTTGCCTTGTATGCCATAGCAACCGTACTTTTCATAATGACCTTGGCGGCAAATATGTTGGGAGAATATTTTATTAACCGTTTCAGAAAATATCATGCAGCTTAG
- a CDS encoding arylesterase — translation MLFFLLASCNNSNSTQNSESKTDSTSTIDTPLTNEKKILFFGNSLTAGLGLADQSEAFPALIQQKIDSLGLPYTCINAGLSGETSAGGKDRIEWLLKDSIDVFVLELGANDGLRGISPESTFQNLNEIVNKVKAAYPNCKLVLAGMMVPPSMGDQYFKDFSAIFPKLAKEQNMTLVPFLLDKVAGIQNLNQADGVHPTKEGQHILAENVWAHLKAVL, via the coding sequence TTGCTGTTTTTTTTACTTGCATCTTGCAATAATTCGAATTCCACCCAAAATTCAGAGTCCAAAACAGATTCTACCAGTACAATAGACACTCCTCTAACGAATGAAAAAAAGATCCTGTTTTTTGGGAATAGTTTAACCGCTGGTTTAGGACTGGCAGATCAATCAGAAGCATTCCCCGCATTAATTCAACAGAAAATCGATTCATTAGGCTTACCTTATACTTGTATCAATGCCGGACTTAGCGGAGAAACTTCAGCAGGCGGAAAAGATCGAATCGAATGGTTATTAAAAGATTCTATTGATGTTTTTGTTTTGGAACTCGGCGCGAATGATGGGCTCCGAGGAATTTCACCAGAATCAACCTTTCAGAATCTAAATGAAATTGTAAATAAAGTAAAAGCAGCTTATCCAAACTGCAAACTTGTTTTGGCAGGAATGATGGTACCACCAAGTATGGGAGATCAATATTTTAAAGATTTCTCTGCAATATTTCCCAAACTAGCAAAAGAACAAAACATGACTTTGGTCCCATTCTTATTGGATAAAGTGGCAGGTATCCAAAACCTAAATCAAGCAGATGGGGTTCACCCTACCAAAGAAGGGCAGCATATATTGGCAGAAAATGTATGGGCACACCTAAAAGCTGTGCTATAA
- a CDS encoding ABC transporter ATP-binding protein: MPTLTAIENVLVPMELRGVKNGQKEAMDLLDRVGLAARADHYPSQLSGGEQQRVSLARAFANKPKILFADEPTGNLDAETSLIIEDMLFQLNKESGTTLVIVTHDLDLAAKTQKIIPIKGGKIQ, from the coding sequence TTGCCCACTTTAACGGCGATAGAAAATGTTTTAGTCCCAATGGAACTGAGAGGAGTGAAAAATGGACAAAAGGAAGCCATGGATTTGCTGGACCGAGTTGGATTGGCTGCAAGGGCAGACCACTATCCATCGCAATTGTCTGGAGGGGAGCAACAGCGAGTTTCATTGGCTAGAGCCTTCGCCAACAAGCCAAAGATCTTGTTTGCTGATGAACCCACTGGAAACCTCGATGCAGAAACCAGCTTGATCATTGAGGATATGCTCTTTCAATTAAATAAGGAGTCAGGTACAACATTGGTAATTGTCACTCATGATTTAGATTTGGCTGCCAAGACACAAAAGATAATTCCAATTAAAGGAGGGAAGATCCAATGA